GGCGCGGGTTGCGGAAGCGCATCTCCACCTCGGTCAGCGCGAGCATGCCGTGCACCGCCGTCCGCACGTCCAGCCGCTCCAGCACAAGGTCCTGCCCGTCGGGGTCGGACAGCGCGAAAGGCGACGGCGCGGGCGCGGTGTCGGGCGAGGCCGCCAGCAGGTGGATGTTCGCTGCGGGCCCGGTAGATGGGTCGCGCGCCAGCCCGGCGGCGGGCAGCGCGGCCAGACCCGCAAGGGGCAGCAGGATGCGGAGATGTCTGAAGAGCGTCACGGGAAGGCGCGGGTGTGGAGGATGGGACCACGGAAAAGGCACGCTGTGGAACGCCCCGCATCTTACGCTTCTGCCACAACTCCGTCCAGTATTCGTCGGATGAGCGGCATCCCATCCCCCGCTCCACTACGCTTGAACCCCCGGGAGATGCGGATCAACCCGCTCGTTCGCCGCTTTGCGATCCAGCGAACCGCACATCGATCGGCGGGATACGCCGATGACGCTCTCTCGATCGGGTAGATCGCATCTGGCGAGGTCGCACTCTCTCCAGCAGCCGGCGAAGCCGCGGCTCATATCGAACGCGGCATCTACCAACGAATCGGCGCGCGGACCGAAGCATCGATCCACGCGCCGTTCGTCGTCTGCTCATCCTCCGTCGTCGCCAACCCGGAGGAAGATCACTCGTCGGAGAAGCGATCAGAAGCCGCCGCCGCCCCCGCCGCCGCTCCCACCGCCGCTGGTGTTGCCGGAGCAGTCGCCCTCGGTGCCCACGAAGACGAACTTCTTGAGCGTGTAGTTATACGAGTACAAGTAGTGGCAGGCCGTGTCCCGGCGCACGGCGGACCGCTTGGCCGCCAGATCGGGCGCGGTGGGGCTGGACGAGCAGGCGCCCAGCAAGAGCGGAAGGAGGAAGACGAGACGGCGCGGCATCGTGCACTCCGGGGTTGCAAGGGTGGGATTTTCCGCCAGGATCGTACACTTCCCCTGGGGGAGGCGTACGATCGCAGGATAGGGATGCCCGGTCCGGAAACACAAGCATCTCGATCTCGAGCCCGCTCCCCTGCACCATTTCCGCAGCTATGCCTCCGAACGTCGCATCTCCATTCGCTATTCACGAAGGATGGACGGCGCTCGGCGTCGAGCAGCCGGAGCGAGCGCCGGGTGCCCGTCCCGTGCCCGGCCGCGCTCAGACCACGGCGCGCATCGGGGCCGGGGCGGGCTCGTCCACGCTTGCGGGCGCCCCGAGGTCGGACGAGCGGAGGAGGCGGCTGGTGACCGCGCCGGCCGTCATCGCGCCGTTGACGTTGATGGCGGTGCGCCCCATGTCGATCAGCGGCTCGATGGAGATGAGCAGCCCCGCGAGCGCCACGGGCAGGTTCATGGCCGACAGCACCACGATGGCAGCAAACGTGGCGCCGCCGCCCACCCCCGCGATGCCGAACGAGCCCAGCGTGACCACCAGGACGAGCGTGAGGATGAAGTGCATGCTCGTGGGGTCCACGCCCGCGCTGGGCGCGATCATCACCGCCAGCATGGCCGGGTACAGCCCCGCGCACCCGTTCTGCCCGATGGTGGCGCCGAAGCTCGCCGCGAAGTTGGCGATGGCCGGCGGCACGCCCAGCCTGTCCACCTGCGCCTCCACGTTCAGCGGGATCGTCGCCGCGCTCGAGCGCGAGGTGAACGCGAACGTCAGCACCGGCCACACCTGCCTGTAGTAGCGCCACGGGTTGACGCCGGCCAGCGCCAGGGCTGCCGCGTGCACGCCCAGGATCAGCGCCAGACCCACGTACGACGCCGCCACGAAGCGGATCAGCCCCAGCACGTCTGCCGGGTCCGACGTGGCGACCACCTTCGTCATCAGCGCCAGCACGCCGTACGGCGTAAGGCGGATGACCATGCGCACCAGGCGCATCACCAGCTTCTGCACGGTGTCGATGCCGGCCGCCACGCGCCGCCCGGCCTCCGGGTCGCTCCGCCGCAGGCCCAGCGCCGCCACCCCCAGCAGCGCCGCGAAGACGACGACGGCGATCATGGACGTGGGCCGCGAGCCCGCCAGGTCCGCGAACGGGTTGGTGGGGATGAAGGAGAGGAGGAGCTGCGGTACGTCCAGCCCCGCGACCTCCGTCGCCTTGCCTTCGATCACCGCGGCCTGCGCCACCTCGCGCGTCCCGCGCACGAGGCCGCCCACCTGGAGCCCGAACAGCCGCGCCATCCCGATCCCGATGGCGGCGGAGATGGCGGTGGTCACCATCAGCATGCCCAGCACGCCCGCGCCGATCTTCCCCAGCGCCCGCGCGTCGTCCAGCCGCGTCACGGCGGAGAGGATGGAGACCAGCACCAGCGGCGTGACGATCATCTGGAGCAGCCGCACGTACGCGCCGCCCACCACGCCCACCCAGCTCACCGTGCCCTCCACCGCCGGCGAGCCCGTGCCGTACACCGCCTGCATCGCCGCCCCCAGCGCCGCGCCGAGCACCAGCGCCACCAGCACGTTCTTCGACAGCGCCGCGCCGCCCTTCCCGCGCCGCGCCAGCCACGCGAGCGCCAGCGCGAACACCGCCAGGTTCAGCATCACCGCGTAGATCATGGTCTCTCCAGGCGCTCTCGCCGCAGCGGCGTGCCATTCGGGGAATCGTGAAACCGGCTCTCCGGAGATGGAGTACGTCCGTTCGGGGGCGCCGCCAGAACCCGCGGACAACAAAAAGCCCTCCCGAAGAGGGGAGGGCCGGAACGGTCGATCGCGCGCTATCCGCTCGATCTACGCGCGCGCCACCACGCGCGCCCGCCCACCCGACTCCCCCACCGGAGAGGCGCAGCGACAACAGCAGGCGGAAGCGAAGATGGCGAGCATGGTCGGTCGGTAGATGGAATTCGCGCGTCGGATGATTCGATGCTTCCGGAGTGTAGCGGAAGCCGCGCGCCGCTGTCAACCCGGCCCTGCGTCACGATTCACCGGAGCGCTGCGATGTCCGATCCTGGGACGCGGTTTCCCAGCGACGGACAGGCAGCGCGGCACCGCATCTATCTAAGCAGTTGCAGCCCATCGCGTTGGCCGAGTACGGCACCGGGCACGGCATTCGCCCCCTGTCCAACCATCGGCAGAGGTCGTCCCAACCCTCCCGACTATCCATCCCCGACCGACGACAGACGCGATGCCGAGGCGCCGCAACGCCGGAGCCCATCACACGTCTCGCCCGACAACCATCGACGGGCAGTCGAGAAGCATTCCCCAGCAGCGATGATCCTACGCCTCCGAGCGGCCTGCTCGCGGCGTTCCCGGCAGAAGCCGGTCTCCAGACGGAAGTACTCTCATGAGCGCCATCCCCGCCGTACTCCTCGACCTGCGCCTGGCCGCCAAGTCGCTGCTCCGCTCCCCCGGCTTCACCCTCGTCGCCATCGTCACGCTGGGGCTGGGCATCGGCGCCAACACGTCGATGTTCAGCATCCTCAGCGGATACATGCTGCGGCCGGCGCCGTATGCCGGCAGCGACCGGCTGGACCGCATCTACCGCAGCACGCCCGGCGAGCCCCGCGGCCCCGTATCGACCGCGGACTACCTGGACCTGAAGTCGGAGATGGGCGGCTACGGCGAGATCGCGGCGTACGGCAACTCGGAGATGAGCCTCTCGGAGCCGGGCCAGCCGGCGGAGATGGTGCCGGCCCTGCGCGTCTCGGCGAACCTCTTCTCCACGCTGGGCACGCAGCCCCGCCTGGGCCGCGCCTTCCGTGCCGACGAGACCGTTCCCGGCAACCACCGCGTGCTCATCATCAGCCACCGGTACTGGCAGACCCGCTTCGGCGGAGACGCGCACATCGTGGGGCGCACCGTGCGCGTGGACGGCGAGCCGCACGAGATCGTGGGCGTGCTGCCGGAGACGTTCAGCGACTGGCGGCACCTGAGCTTCGTGGACGTGTACCGGCCGCTCGCCCTGGATGCGAAGGAGAGCCGCGACCGCAGCACGCGCTGGCTCCGCCTCGTGGGCCGCCGCTCCGGCGCGCTGCCTCAGGCGCAGGCCGACAGCTTCATCGCCAAGTTCGGCCGCCGCCTCGCCGGCCAGTACCCCGTCGCCAACGCCGGAAGCTCGTGGCGCGCGATCCCCATCGAGGACACGTTCCTCCAGGCGAACGGGCCGGTGATGATCACCATGCTGGTCTGCCTCTCCGGCTTCGTCCTGCTCATCGCCTGCTCCAACCTGGCGAACCTCCTCCTCGCCCGCACCATGGCCCGCGCGCGCGAGTTCGCCGTGCGCTCGGCCCTGGGCGCCTCGCGCCTCCAGGTCCTGCGCCCGCTGCTCGTGGAGTCGCTGCTGCTGGCGGCCGCGGGCGGCGTCTGCGCCATCTTCGTCGCCACGTGGACCTTCGATTGGCTGGCGGTGCGGAGCGCGGGCGACAACGGCGTGGGCGTCGCCCTCACGTTCGACTGGCACGTGCTGAGCTGGGCCGCGGGCGCCTGCCTGTTCACCGCGCTCGCGTTCGGCGTCGCCCCCGCGCTCTTCGTGCTGCGGCTGGACCTGAACAGCACGCTCCGGAGCGGTTCGCGCGGCAACACGGGCGACCGGGGCCACCAGCGCTTCCGCGATCTCCTCATCGTGGGCCAGTTCACGCTGGCGATGGTCCTGCTCGCGGGCGCCGGCATCATGGTGCGAGGGCTGTACGAGATGAACAACCGGCGGTACGGCTGGGAGTCCGCCCACCTCGTCACCGGCACCACGCTGCTGCCCGCAAGCGCGTATGCGGGAGACAAGGAGATCACCGGCTTCCAGCGCCTCGCCCTGGAACGCCTGGAGGCGCTGCCCGG
The window above is part of the Longimicrobiaceae bacterium genome. Proteins encoded here:
- a CDS encoding ABC transporter permease: MSAIPAVLLDLRLAAKSLLRSPGFTLVAIVTLGLGIGANTSMFSILSGYMLRPAPYAGSDRLDRIYRSTPGEPRGPVSTADYLDLKSEMGGYGEIAAYGNSEMSLSEPGQPAEMVPALRVSANLFSTLGTQPRLGRAFRADETVPGNHRVLIISHRYWQTRFGGDAHIVGRTVRVDGEPHEIVGVLPETFSDWRHLSFVDVYRPLALDAKESRDRSTRWLRLVGRRSGALPQAQADSFIAKFGRRLAGQYPVANAGSSWRAIPIEDTFLQANGPVMITMLVCLSGFVLLIACSNLANLLLARTMARAREFAVRSALGASRLQVLRPLLVESLLLAAAGGVCAIFVATWTFDWLAVRSAGDNGVGVALTFDWHVLSWAAGACLFTALAFGVAPALFVLRLDLNSTLRSGSRGNTGDRGHQRFRDLLIVGQFTLAMVLLAGAGIMVRGLYEMNNRRYGWESAHLVTGTTLLPASAYAGDKEITGFQRLALERLEALPGVASASISYSMPFFGLAEPRKYLVAGRLAPVRGHEPGAVINGITPHYFETVGTRVLSGRAFDAGDGAASPRVFIINQAMARGLFAGESPLGRRIAQAGGDSTQWGEIVGVVADIQSVFPEPSASSYQLYQPMAQEPRRFNEIAVRTAGIAPASLVGPIRTTMASLDPDLAVRQLQPAPTTIARANYQLGVLASVLSALAALGLGLASLGIYGVISRTMAQRRGEFGIRLALGAQAGDITRLVLTSGARLALAGSAIGLLGAFGITRLIAASFPNMPTNGAAVLGGVTFLLVTIALVACYLPARHASRIAPAETLVSQ
- a CDS encoding L-cystine transporter; this translates as MIYAVMLNLAVFALALAWLARRGKGGAALSKNVLVALVLGAALGAAMQAVYGTGSPAVEGTVSWVGVVGGAYVRLLQMIVTPLVLVSILSAVTRLDDARALGKIGAGVLGMLMVTTAISAAIGIGMARLFGLQVGGLVRGTREVAQAAVIEGKATEVAGLDVPQLLLSFIPTNPFADLAGSRPTSMIAVVVFAALLGVAALGLRRSDPEAGRRVAAGIDTVQKLVMRLVRMVIRLTPYGVLALMTKVVATSDPADVLGLIRFVAASYVGLALILGVHAAALALAGVNPWRYYRQVWPVLTFAFTSRSSAATIPLNVEAQVDRLGVPPAIANFAASFGATIGQNGCAGLYPAMLAVMIAPSAGVDPTSMHFILTLVLVVTLGSFGIAGVGGGATFAAIVVLSAMNLPVALAGLLISIEPLIDMGRTAINVNGAMTAGAVTSRLLRSSDLGAPASVDEPAPAPMRAVV